Proteins encoded by one window of Aphis gossypii isolate Hap1 chromosome X, ASM2018417v2, whole genome shotgun sequence:
- the LOC114126535 gene encoding uncharacterized protein LOC114126535 isoform X1 — MSLTLALNKSSNQKYNPQILHKHRKDKESIRGVFTWLKISKYNIPAIVRVTYGERSHFVSVRMAETNILKKYLPSLHSDLLEVVFVKFYLMTYYEAKLFNEINRLHSNNFYGENSFSTSDYIVRFEDMYEFYEFIEFCYTKLFYHIIPDLEEKCGFLRIDFKSVVPYIMIDSIKYIPLNCFDFIDKNLTQQYVKIKDWSLAYLKFCCKVQGITENLCSNESCKMISIDVIKSYFSPKSHFEEFWPDDFNKNQLINNNIEAKESRFWIRKSLVIATVTENTTTHSSKTTVIPHSMPVITNVQELKKKQMELSEIQQGRSIIINNTVNVPQLPPTSTQALNNQEEKVYTPICDVQLKRKSEQLLHGTSKKNAYKGLSEIQGSNAINSIVKVPQLPPPPSPPPAIPLFRVGKVETQDTEHMEIDLVDVMSPTSYNTTRQVSALILLY; from the exons ATGTCTCTTACTCTTGCACTAAATAAATCttctaatcaaaaatataatccacaaatattacataaacatCGTAAAGATAAAGAAAGCATCAGAG GTGTATTCACAtggttaaaaatttcaaaatataatatacctgccATTGTACGTGTAACTTATGGTGAACGTTCACATTTTGTATCTGTGCGAATGGCTGAaactaatatacttaaaaaatatttaccttctTTACATTCAGACCTTTTGGAAGTGGTATTCGTGAAATTTTACTTAATGACCTATTATGAAGctaaattgtttaatgaaattaacagACTTCattccaataatttttatggggaaaattcattttcaacTTCAGATTATATTGTTCGTTTTGAAGATATGTATGAGTTTTATGAGTTCATAGAATtttgttatacaaaattattttaccatattattcCTGACCTCGAAGAAAAATGTGGTTTTTTACGAATCGACTTTAAATCCGTTGTTCCATACATCATGAtagatagtataaaatatattccgctaaactgttttgattttattgacAAAAACCTAACTCAACAATATGTGAAAATTAAAGATTGGAGCTTGGCCTATCTCAAGTTCTGTTGCAAAGTTCAGGGTATCACGGAAAATTTGTGTTCAAACGAATCTTGTAAAATGATTAGCATTGATGTTATCAAGAGTTATTTTTCTCCAAAATCACATTTTGAAGAATTTTGGCcagatgattttaataaaaatcaactaataaataataatatagaagcaAAGGAATCACGTTTCTGGATCAGAAAATCCCTTGTAATCGCAACAGTTACTGAAAATACTACTACACACAGTTCAAAAACAACAGTAATACCACATAGTATGCCAGTGATAACAAATGTCCaagaactgaaaaaaaaacaaatg GAATTGTCAGAAATACAACAAGGCagaagcataataataaataatacagttaaTGTTCCACAACTGCCTCCTACATCAACTCAAGCTCTTAACAACCAAGAAGAGAAGGTTTACACCCCTATTTGTGATGTGCAGTTGAAGAGAAAATCAGAACAATTGTTGCATggcacttcaaaaaaaaatgcatataag gGGTTGTCAGAAATACAAGGCAGCAACGctataaatagtatagttAAAGTTCCACAACTACCACCACCACCATCACCACCACCAGCAATACCACTATTCCGAGTAGGCAAAGTGGAAACTCAAGATACGGA GCACATGGAAATTGATTTGGTTGACGTAATGTCTCCAACATCCTACAACACAACAAGACAGGTTTCCGCCCTAATACTGCTATATTGA
- the LOC114126535 gene encoding uncharacterized protein LOC114126535 isoform X2 — protein MSLTLALNKSSNQKYNPQILHKHRKDKESIRGVFTWLKISKYNIPAIVRVTYGERSHFVSVRMAETNILKKYLPSLHSDLLEVVFVKFYLMTYYEAKLFNEINRLHSNNFYGENSFSTSDYIVRFEDMYEFYEFIEFCYTKLFYHIIPDLEEKCGFLRIDFKSVVPYIMIDSIKYIPLNCFDFIDKNLTQQYVKIKDWSLAYLKFCCKVQGITENLCSNESCKMISIDVIKSYFSPKSHFEEFWPDDFNKNQLINNNIEAKESRFWIRKSLVIATVTENTTTHSSKTTVIPHSMPVITNVQELKKKQMELSEIQQGSNAINSIVKVPQLPPPPSPPPAIPLFRVGKVETQDTEHMEIDLVDVMSPTSYNTTRQVSALILLY, from the exons ATGTCTCTTACTCTTGCACTAAATAAATCttctaatcaaaaatataatccacaaatattacataaacatCGTAAAGATAAAGAAAGCATCAGAG GTGTATTCACAtggttaaaaatttcaaaatataatatacctgccATTGTACGTGTAACTTATGGTGAACGTTCACATTTTGTATCTGTGCGAATGGCTGAaactaatatacttaaaaaatatttaccttctTTACATTCAGACCTTTTGGAAGTGGTATTCGTGAAATTTTACTTAATGACCTATTATGAAGctaaattgtttaatgaaattaacagACTTCattccaataatttttatggggaaaattcattttcaacTTCAGATTATATTGTTCGTTTTGAAGATATGTATGAGTTTTATGAGTTCATAGAATtttgttatacaaaattattttaccatattattcCTGACCTCGAAGAAAAATGTGGTTTTTTACGAATCGACTTTAAATCCGTTGTTCCATACATCATGAtagatagtataaaatatattccgctaaactgttttgattttattgacAAAAACCTAACTCAACAATATGTGAAAATTAAAGATTGGAGCTTGGCCTATCTCAAGTTCTGTTGCAAAGTTCAGGGTATCACGGAAAATTTGTGTTCAAACGAATCTTGTAAAATGATTAGCATTGATGTTATCAAGAGTTATTTTTCTCCAAAATCACATTTTGAAGAATTTTGGCcagatgattttaataaaaatcaactaataaataataatatagaagcaAAGGAATCACGTTTCTGGATCAGAAAATCCCTTGTAATCGCAACAGTTACTGAAAATACTACTACACACAGTTCAAAAACAACAGTAATACCACATAGTATGCCAGTGATAACAAATGTCCaagaactgaaaaaaaaacaaatg GAATTGTCAGAAATACAACAAG GCAGCAACGctataaatagtatagttAAAGTTCCACAACTACCACCACCACCATCACCACCACCAGCAATACCACTATTCCGAGTAGGCAAAGTGGAAACTCAAGATACGGA GCACATGGAAATTGATTTGGTTGACGTAATGTCTCCAACATCCTACAACACAACAAGACAGGTTTCCGCCCTAATACTGCTATATTGA